From Syntrophobacterales bacterium:
GCGTGGGCGGCGCCGCTTGTCGGTTTTTCCCGCGGCGACGATCCGCTTTATCAACAGTTCAAAGATGATATAGGTTCTTTCTACTGGACGCCGCAGGAGATTTTTGACGCGACGTTTCCCGGGCGGCAGGTTGCCGCCGCTGAATTGACTGTGATCAGTTGGATCCTGCCGCAGACGGAAAAGACCCGGCGCGATAACAGCCGGGAAAAGGCCGTTTCGGCGGAGCGCTGGGCAAGGTCCCGCAAGTATGGGGAAGATTTCAACGTCAAGCTGCGCGACCATCTGGCAGGGAGGCTTCAGGAGGCCGGCTGCGAGGCTGTGGCGCCTGTGAACGCGCCCGCCTGGAAGCGGGAAGATTCGGCCCGGTACGGTTTCGCCTCTTCCTGGTCGGAGCGGCATGCGGCCTTCGTCGCGGGCCTGGGCACCTTCGGGCTCTCGGACGGCCTGATCACCCCCCGGGGCAAGGCGATGCGCTGCGGCTCCGTCGTCGCCCGGATTGCCGTCCCCCCGTCGGCGCGGCCCTACACCGACCACCATGCCTACTGCCTCTTCTACAGCGATGGGAGCTGTGGTAAATGCATCGAGCGCTGCCCGGCGCATGCCATCACGCGGGAGGGGCACGACAAGGAAAAATGTGCTGCCTATGTTCACGATGTATCGTCAAAATCGATTCAGGAACGGTTTGGTTTTGAAACGTCGGGCTGCGGTCTCTGCCAGGTTGGCGTTCCCTGCGAGGCGAAGATCCCCCTCCCCGCAAAATAAAGGGGACGGTTCTATTGTGCTGCCGGGCAAGGTCGTGTCTTTCTGACCTTCCCGTTTCTCGATCCCGGTCCAATGACGGCGTGTTTGCCGGTCCGGGCCTCGGTCCGCTCCGAATCCTCTGCCGGCTTTACTTTACAATCTTGCGCTTCATTGTCCTGGCCGCGTCTTTAAGCGCTCCGAGATTCACGACATCCTTGTAGTGGATTTTTTCGAGGGTTTCCTTCGCTATTTGAGATCTTCTGCCGCTTCGACAATAGACGTAAATGCGACTGGACTTGTCTTTGGCAACGGCCCCCACCTTCTCCCCGATCGATTCGTAAGGAATCAGGATGGCGCCCTCGAGATGGCCTTCGTTCCATTCGGCTTCGGTTCGAACATCGATGATCAGCGGTTTTACGCCGTCAGCGCCGAAAGATGGCAATGCCATCCCCCAAACCATTACCACCGCTCCCAAAAAGAAAAAAAACTTTTTCATCTTTCCTCCCGATAACTTTCTGCCGGGATACCCCGGACCTGCCTGTAAATTTTTAATCATCTGAGGCAATTGCAAAACTCTCACATTCTGTCATTCCCGCAATGATTTTAAGCGGGAAAACGAAGTTTAATTTTCATAATCTGGTTCTAACTGCTTGAAAAACCGTATTCCCGATAGAAGCATTGTGTACATTAAGCTCCGCTTTCGGGAATGACAAATAGTTTTGCAATTGGCTCAAAAGACGGTTTTTATACGCTTTCAATAACGACGGAAAGCGACTGACCGCCCAGGGCGCCGACATTTATCAGCCCCCGCCGACCCCTTTGCCCCCTTAATCTGCTGATCAGGCGAACGGCCATAACACCCCCGGTCGCCGCCCCGGGACAACCAAAGGAAAGGCTGCTTCCGTCCACGTTGATCCTGCCCGAAACCGCTTCGCCCAGCGTATTTTCCACGGCAAGGGCGTATGCGGCAGACGGAGAATGAATATCAAAGAAATCAATATCTTCCATGCATATATTGCACATGGCAAGCGCCTTGTTTATCGAACGAACAGTCGTCTTCTCCAGCAGGAGGGGACTGCCCGCCGCGATCCCGAACCCGGCCATTCTCGCCAAGGGCTTGCATCCCAGTTTCTCTGCCCTGTCCGCCGACAGCATGACCAGCGACGCCGCTGCATCAGCCCAAGGCGCCAGACTCGCCCTCGTCGCAGAGCCGCTCTCTCTTACGGGCGGCAGCCCTGACAACTCCTCAAGGGTGGCACTCTCCGGAGGATCATCAGCGGTTACAGAATCCTCTTTGCCCTTATGCTTTACCGTCGCCGACGCTATCTCTGGGGAAATTTCTCCGGCGGCAAGCGCCGCGAGGCGCTTCTGGCGATCCTGCAAAACATGCATATCCAGATTTTTTCTGTCCAATCCCCAGCGCCTGGCAATTCCGTCGGCAAGGGCCGCCGCCGTCAGTTCCCCATATCTTTCCCGAGGCTGGGCGTTCGTCTCAACTTCTGTTTTCGGATTGTGAAAACAAAGCTCCCCCGGCCCTATCCGGTAGCGGGGGTGAAAAATGTAATGCTGCGCCATGCTGTAACTATCAACGCCACCCACGAGCACCCCGCTGTATTCATCCCCGACAAGCTTGTTGAACCCGCTGATCATTGTCTGCAGGGCGCCCGCGCAAAGGGTGTTCAGGGTGTAGCCCGCCGGCTCTTCACTCAGACCGGCCAGCGTCCAGGCGTGCCGGCCAACATTCGCCGGCAGGCTGCTCTGCAGGGACTGGCTGTAAATGCACATGTCCAAGGCGCCAAAATCCAACCTCGCCTCGTCCACCACGGCCTTCATCGTCAGCGCCGCCAAATCCTGAACCCGGACAGTCTTCAGGGAACCAAGATATTTTCCGATCGGGCTTCTTTGCGCACTTACAAAAAATACCTCTTTCAAGAGACCTCTCCTTCCCGCCTTTTTTGACGCTCGATAATCAGCGCTCCGCCGATCCCTCCCGCGCAGCAGAGGGTGGCGAGCCCGTAACGGCCCCCGGTTCTTTCAAGACCGTAAAGTAATTTTGTGGTGATTATGCAGCCGCTGGCGCCCAGCGGATGACCCAGGGCGATCGCGCCGCCCCAGAGGTTCACCTTTTCATCAAACCACTCATCATTTACCCCGTACATATTTTTCCATTCCCGCATTACGGCGAGGCTCTGACCGGCAAACGCCTCGTTGAGCTCCACTATATCCAGATCGGCAAATTTAAGCCCCGCCTTCTTCAGGGCAATCGCCGTCGCCGGCACGGGGCCCCTGCCCATAAGGCGCGGATCAACCCCGGCAACCCCGCAGGCGATTACCCGCGCCCTTGGCGTCACGCCGAGTTCCCTGGCCTTTTTAGCTGACATTATAATGGCAACCGCCGCCCCGTCGTTTCTTCCCGAGGAGCTTCCCGCCGTCACCGTACCGTCTTTTTTGAAAACAGGCTTGAGCTTTGCCAAACCTTCCAAGGTCGTTTCCCGGCGCGGGAATTCGTCAGCAGCAAAGACGCCATCGCTTCCGTCCGACTTTTTATACCTTACCGGGACGATTTCGGCTCTGAAGTCCCCCCGGTCTATCGCCGCAACCGCCAGTCTCTGGCTGCGCAAGGAGAAATTATCCTGCTCTTCACGGGATATATTGTGGAGTTCCACAAGATTCTCCGCCGTTATGCCCATCGGGATATGACCGTAACGTTCGACAGGGGCCGCCCCCGGACCGCCGGTCGCAATGGAATCAAGCAGTTTTACATCTCCGTTGCCAAAGGCCTGATTGGCCGTGTCGGAGAGAAAAAACTCCCCCCCGCTCATCCATTCCACGCCTCCGGCCAGGATAACATCGGCAAAACCATTTTTTATGAACTCGTACCCCTCCATGATGGAAAGCATCCCCGAGGCACAGGCCATGGTGTCGGTAAAGGCCGGGGTTTCCTCGGGAAGTCCGATTGCAAAGACCAGATTGCGCGCCGTATTCGCGGCAATCGTGCTTTGCTTTACATGCCCCATGATTACATAATCATAGGCCTCCGGTTTTATCCTTGCGGCATTTCGCTCCACTATTGCCCTTGCCGTCTGCCCCAGCAGGTCCATAAACGGGACATCTTTTATCGTCCCGCCGTGTCTGCCGATGGCGCTCCTGGCCATATCAACGATGACAACCTCATTCATTTACCAACCCTCAATCCTTAAAAATCCACATCCTTTCGCGGTTTTTTCTCACCTGATGTGTAATCGTACCAGCCCTTGCCGGTTTTTCTTCCCAGATCGCCGCTCCGAACGAGTTTTTCCAGGGTCAGGTTTGGCCTCCACTTGACATCCTTGTAACCATCGTGCAACGTCCTGGCAACCGCCAAACCGACATCAAGACCGACAAAATCGGCCAGTTCGAAGGGCCCCATTGGATGCCGGAGGGCGAGCTTCAGGGCCCGGTCGATATCCTCGATACTGGCAACCCCTTCCGTCATGCAGTTATAGGCCTCATTGCGCAGGGCGCTGTTGATCCGGTTGACCAGAAATCCGGGAACGTCCTTTACCCGGACACCCTGTTTGCCCATCCGCTTGGCGATCCCCATGATCGTCTCCGCGGTTTCAGCAGATGTCTTCAGCCCGCTGATGATTTCCACAAGCTCCATAACCGGCACGGGACTGAAAAAATGCATGCCGATAAACCGGTCGGGGCGTTTTACCACTGCTGCCAGTTTGGTAATTGATATAGAGGAGGTGTTGGTCGCGAAAATTACCTCGGGCCGGCAAACAGCATCGAGCTTTTCAAAAATTCCTTTTTTGACGTCAAAATTCTCGAAGGCCGCCTCGATCGCCAGATCAGCCCCGGCGGCATCCTCCAGGCTGAAACTTCTCGCCACCCTCGCCAGCAGATTCTTTTTTCTGTCTTCATCAAGCTTTCCTTTGGAAACAAGTCGATCAAAATTTTCTGTAATCTTCGCCACTCCCCGCTCGGCAAGTTCCGGGGTCGTATCATTCATAACAACATCGAATCCCGCCTGCAGGGCAACCTGGGCGATCCCCGCCCCCATGAATCCCGACCCGACAACCATGATTTTTTTTATCTCCACCGTAATCCCCCCCAACAGCTCTTGTATGAATCTGCGCTCAAACGAACGCCCGTTGAATTTTTTTATTCTCTTTGATATGCGGAGCTTTGCCTTTTTTCTACTTTCTGACGGCTTGCAGAAAATCCCGCTCCTTATACTCGGGATCGGGATAGGTATAAAAACCCCTTCCCGTCTTTACCCCCAGCTCATTACGATCAATCATTTCCTTCAGGGCATCGGGGGGATGGTCTTGCGGATCCCCGGACTCGTTATAGTAAACCATTTCGATGCCGTAAACAACATCCAGCCCCACCTGGTCCATCAGGGCAAACGGCCCTTGTGAAACGCCATTCCAGATCATATAGGCTCTGTCAATATCTCTGAAATCAACATACCCGCCCGCCCATGAATGGAGGGATTCTCTTTTGATTGCCCGCCATATCCTGTTGAAACAAAAACCCGGCAATTCTTTCTTCACGGTCAGGGGAACACAGCCAATGGCCAGAAGCCATCGTCTTGCCGCCGCCATCGTTTCCGGGCTGGTGGAAGTGCCGCCCATGAGATCCGCAATATTTTTCCCCAGGTCGGGGGAATAAAAATGGATGTTTATGCATCTCTCCGGTCTTTTCGTGGCACTCTCGATTCGGGAAACAGGGATGGAGGAGCTGTTTGTCGCGATGATGGAATCAGGGGGCGCCAGACCGTCTATTTGTTCAAAAATTTTCCTCTTCAAGCCCAGTTTTTCCGGGACTGCCTCGATGATCAGCTCCGCATCGCAAACAGCCTCCTCAAGACTGGCACAGCGCTGGACCTTCCGGGCCTGGGCAGCCATGTTCTCAAAAGGAGGAAGGGTCTTTCTGGCCGAATTGGCGATCCTCTGCCGGATCAAATCCATTCCCCTGGTAAAGGCACCTTTATCCGGATCAAACACTTTAACCTTTTCCCCGCAGTAAGCAGCCATGAGCGCGATCTGAACGCCAAGCGTCCCCGTTCCTATAACAGCGACTCGCTGAAAAACGCGATCTCCGGCAGATGGATTCTTCATGGTTAACTCCTTTTGTTAATGGAAATTCCGGATCCGGCTTCATATAAATGTCGACAGGAAAAAAACCGATACGTTTTGCCGGGAAATTCCCGGGGCTGCTCCCGGAATATTACGGCAACGCTGGCACAATCCCCAGTATTTCTCGCGCTTCCTCCTGCACGAGCGTCCTCAGGACCATTTCACTGAATCGGTCTTTTCAGGTAAACGTCTTGCCCGCGGCGGCAAGTTTCTGCAGAAGCGGAGCAGGCTTCCACAGCTCGCCGTAGCGGCCGGCGGCGTATTTTTCCATTGCCTTGACCACATTCGAAAGTCCCACCGTGTCGGCATAGAACATAGGCCCGCCCCGGTGCAGCGGGAATCCATACCCCATCAGATAGACAACGTCGATATCCGAAGCCCGCTGGGCTATTCCCTCTTCGAGTATGTACGCAGCCTCGTTGACCAGCGCATAAACGAGTCTCTCGACAATCTCCGCGTCAGAGACCGAACGCCGCTCCACGCCAAGCTCCCGGGAATGAGCGATGACCATGTCTCTCACCCACTCCGACGGATTAGGCGTATGATCGCCGGGATGGTAATCGTACCAGCCGGCACCGGTCTTCTGTCCAAAACGGCCGTTTTCACACAGAATATCGGCCGCCTTCGAGTAGATCATCTCCGGTCGCTCCACGTAGCGGCGCTTGCGGATGTACCAGGCGACATCATTTCCGGCCAGATCGCTCATCCTGAATGGCCCCATCGCAAACCCGAACGCCTCCATCGCACGGTCGATCTGTGCGGGAAGGCCGCCTTCCTCCAGAAGAAACCCCGCCTGTCTCCCGTACTGCTCGATCATTCGGTTCCCGATGAAACCGTCGCATACACCTGATACCACCCCGATTTTCCTTATTTTCTTCGCAAGCGCCATCGTCGAGGCAAGAACCTCCGGGGAAGTTTTGGCGCCCCGCACAATTTCCAGCAGTTTCATGATATTTGCCGGGCTGAAGAAATGGGTGCCGAGAACGTCGGCGGGCCGCTTTGTGAACGCGGCGATCCGGTTGATATCGAGCGTGGAGGTATTGGACGCGAGAATGGCGCCCGTCTTCATTACCTCGTCAAGTTTCCGGAACACCCCCTCCTTGACCGCGAGATCCTCGAACACCGCCTCGATGACGATGTCTGCATCCCGGACATCGTCGTAGGAAAGGGCGCCCTTCAACATATTCATTCGCTGCTGAAACGTCTCGGGGGTCAGCTTTCCCTTTTTCAGTGAATTTTCATAATTTCCGCCGATGATTCCCAGCCCACGGTTCAGAAATTCTTCGTTGGCCTCAAGGATAACAACAGGAATCCCCGCGTTGGCAAAATTCATCGCGATTCCGCTCCCCATCGTCCCGGCCCCTATGACCGCCGCTTTCCTGATAACCCTTTTGGGGATGTCTTCCGGCATATCGGGGATCTTCGCGGCCAGTCGCTCGGCGAAGAAATAGTGTCGCAGAGCCTTGCTCTCCGTCGTTTCGACAAGCTCCATAAACGTGTTGTGCTCCAGCTTCATCCCCTCCGCAAACGAAGAGGTCACCGACGCGGCCACACATTCGACGCATAGCAGAGGCGCGGGAAAGCGTCCAGCTTTTTTCCCGACGCCCTGGCGCGCCCTCTCGATAAATTCGTTAAATCCCGGAAATTCTACCTTTTTCTCTGATAATTTCGGCAACGGACGGATAGCGGCAATCGAACGGGCAAATTCCACCGCCCCGGTCAGAACGTCCCCCGCTACCATCCGGTCAAACAGTTTGGTCCGGGAAAGTTTTTCAGAAGAAGCGGGGTCGCCTGTGACAATCATCATCAGAGCTGTTTCAACACCCACCGCCCGGGGCATCCGCTGGGTTCCCCCCGCCCCGGGAAGAAGGCCCAGCTTCACCTCGGGAAAGGCAATCCGGGCGCCTGGCGCGGCAACACGGTAATGGCACCCCAGCGCCAGTTCAAGACCACCGCCCATTGCTACCGAATGAACCGCCGCCACAACGGGCTTGCCGGCCTTTTCAATTTCCTCGATCACCTGAAGCAGGTTCGGCTCGGCGTAGCTCTCCGGTTTGTTGAATTCCCTTATATCCGCCCCGCCGGAAAAGGCTTTCCCCGCACCGGTGATGACAATCGCCCGGACGGCCTCATCGGCAAGCGCCCTTTTCACACCCTCCAAAATACCACTGCGAGTCGAGAGCCCAAGGCCGTTGACAGGCGGATTATTCATGGTGACAACCGCAATGTCTCCTCTTTTTTCGTATTCTACGCTCATACTCTCCTCATCAAAGTGAATCTTCGCATCCTTCCTTAGCGAATCGGTTTTTCACCCGCTTCGGCAGGGGCAAGCTCCCCGATATCCTTCATAAATTGCAGAAGTTTCAAAAGCTTTACGTCCCTTTCCTTCATAATCTCACCGGGAGAACGGCCGCCGTAATCGTAAAATCCGGCGCCCGTCTTAACGCCAAGCTTTCCTTCGGCAACCAGACGATCAACTGACCGGTAGGCTGTCTGCTGCGCCGGCGATCTGTAATCGGCGTTTGCAATGGCCTTCTGGGTAAGGTCCAGCCCGGTAAAGTCCATTTTCTTAACCAGCCCGACAATCGGCATGCGAAGGGCAAAACCGGCCTTGGTCGCCTGATCTATCTCTGCGGCTGTCGCGTATCCGTTGTCCAGCAGGTACAGCACCTCATTGCGAAGGGCGCTCTGGAGCCGGTTGACGATGAATCCCGGCAGAAATCGGGAAATCACCACGGGTGTTTTACCCAGCTTCACCAGGAGCGACTTGACCGCATGGACCGTCTCGTCGGAGGTGGACTCCCCCCGGACAATTTCCACCAGCGGCACGATATGGGGCGGAGCAAACCAGTGGGCGATGAGAACCTTGTCCGGTCTTTTCGTATTGACAAAACTGAAGATGTCCATATAGGACGTGTTGCTGGCAAAGATGGCATGTGGCGGGCAGACTGCATCAAGCCTGTCGAAAACCGCCTTTTTGACGGCACGGTCCTCGGAAACCGCCTCGATCACGAGATCGGCCGCACTGGCCGCAATATCAAAATCAGTCGTACACTCAATCCTTTCTAAAACGGCGGCCGGCTCTCCGCCCTCCCAGAATCCGGTTTCCATAAGCGTCCGGATGTTGGAATCGATCAAATTTCTGGCGTTTTCCAGGATTTTTTCGTCTTGATCGACCAACCGGACATTCAACCCCCCGCCGGCGAATACCTGGGCCAGCGAGTGACCCATCGTTCCCGCCCCGATTACAGCCACATTCTTGATCCCGTTCATCTCCACTCTCCCCTCATGACAACCTTTTCAACCCGAGCAATTGACGCGCCTCATCCGGGGTTGCCGGTTCCCGGCCGCATTCCCTGGATATGCGGGTCAGTCGGGCAACCAACTGGGCATTGTCTTTGGCAAGTTCTCCCTGTCTGTAATAAAGGTTGTCCTCAAGTCCCGTACGGACATGCCCTCCCATTGCAAGGGCCAGCATGTTCATCGGCAACTGGTGCCGCCCGATGGCGCAAACCGACCAGAGTGATTCAGGAGGCAGGCTTTCCACCAGATGAACAAGCGATCGGGCCGTCGCCGGCGCTCCCCCTTTTACCCCAAAAACAAACTGCCACCACAAAGGCGTTGAGATCAACCCCTTCTTCACCAGCGTCATGGCATTCTCTATCATCCCGCTATCGAAGACTTCAATCTCCGGCTTGACAGCGGCCGCCAGCATCCTCCGGGCAAGTTCCTCCAGAAAATCCGGCGGATTGAGAAAGACGCGATCATTGAAGTTCATGGAACCGGCGTCCAGCGAAGCCAGTTCCGGCGCGGCGGAAAGGCTGTTGAAGCGCTCCTCCTCCCCGACCCGGCCAGCGCCGCCACTCGCCGTAAAATTTATTATGATATCGCACCCCTGAGAACGGATAAGTTCCTTTACCTTTTGGAAACGCGACCGGTCGCAGGTCATCCTTCCTTCATCGTCGCGGACATGAACATGGACAACCGCCGCTCCTTCCCGCCAACACGAAAGCGCCGCCCCGGCAATTTCCTCGGGGGTTACGGGAAGGCCGGGGTTATGACTCTTGGTCGCCCAACTGCCCGTGGGCGCAACCGAAATAATGATTTTATCGTCGTTCATGAATTACCTCTTGATAATGATTGTGAGATTGTTGCATCTTTGTTTTACCGCCCCGTTGCCAGCAGCCCAATATACCATTTAAATAAATGTTTATACTACAACCAGCATCTCCTCGCTGCAATCCAAGCATGTCCTGTCCTCGCTCTTGATGTTTTCATATCGGACAAAGATCGCCGGCAGAATATTGCGCACATAGTGCCTGGCGCTGGCGATTTTCCCTTCATAAAAAGAACGGTCGAAATGGCTCTCCGGCAATTCTTCCAGCCTGCGGGCGGCAATGAAAGCCTGCTCAAGCAGGCACTCCGCTATCTGCACCTGCGCACAGACCATAAGCGCCCGCACCGCGTTGAGCGGAATAAATTGTCTCTTGTTATCCAGATCCCCATACCAGAGATCGTAGCTGCCTTTTATTCCCTCAAGACAATCGCATCCCCTAAGAAGCATTCCTGTCTCTGCGGCGAAGGAGGCAGCGCCCGCATGAGAAGCTGCAAATTCCCTGATGCCACGCATCCAGCCGGAAAAGGAAGAGCCACCGTTCATCGTCATCTTCCTGCCGACCAGGTCATTACCGTGGATGAAGGTGGTTCCCTCCCAGATCGTCAGGATTTTGGAGTCCCGCAGGTACTGCTCGATCGGATATTCACGGGTATAACCAACCCCGCCCAAAACCTGCATCGCCGTCGCGATGATCCCGAGGGTGGCCTCGCTTCCGTAGCCCTTGATCAACGGTGTCAGGATTGCCGCCATATCCGCGTAGTGGCGGGCCTTTTCTCGATCAGGCGAGTGTTCGGCAATATCGAGACAGTAGAATCCCCTGAAGATCATTGCCCGGACTCCCTCGGTTACGGCCTTCATATCAAGCAGCATCCGGCGGACATCCTCATGCCTGATGATCGGAACACGTCCCCCCTTTGCCTCGCCGAAAGGCCGTCCCTGGATCCTCTCCGTCGCATAACGCGAGGCAAAGGCATAAGCGGCGGCAGCCTGACTGTTGGAGTTATGCCCCGTGCCGATCCGGGACTCGTTCATCATGTTGAACATCATCGCCAGCCCTTGGGAGCGGCCCCTGGCGTCGGGAGGGGGACCAACCATGATCCCGCAGCATTCGTCATTCTCGCCGAAATTGAGCAGCGCCGTCGCGTGGGCGCGCAACCCCATCTTGTGTTCGATCCCGGCGGTCACGACATCGTTGAATTCCCCCAGGGAACCGTCTTCGTTCACGCGGAATTTAGGAACAATGTACAACCCCAACCCCGCCGATCCCGGCGCCCCTCCTTCGGGCCGGGCCAGAACCATGTGGATGGTGTTTTCGCAGATGCCGGCGTCGCCGCCGGTGATAAACATCTTCGTCCCCTGAATTTTGTAAATCCTCGGATCCTCGGTAGGAATCGCCCTGGTTATCGCATCGCCCACATCCGAGCCGGCATTCGGCTCGGTGATGCACATCGTCCCCTGCCAGTCGCCGCTGAGCATTTTCGGCAGAAACAGCGCCCGCTCCCTTTCCCCGGCAAATTTTATAAGCAGATTGGCCGCGCCACTTGTCAGCTTGATGTAGGACATCAGTGCCGGGCACGCGGCGGAGTTCATTTCAAAAATAGCTTTGTAGAGCGTAAGCGGCATGGTGCTTTCCAGATCAGCGCACTCGCTGCTAGATCCCCAGCCGTTTGCCTGCAAAAATTTGTAGGCCTCGCGATAGCCCGGGGGAGAGACAACTGTCCCGCCGTTAAACACCGCCCCGATCCTATCCCCCTCGGCATTGAGCGGATTCAAAATCTCCCTGGCTATTTTATACCCCTCGCTGAGGTACATGTCGACATCCTCGAGTGCGTATTTTCCCCGGAAACGGTCACAGGAAAAGACCTCTTCCATCGGAAGCCACTCCTTGAGTATAAACTGCAAATCCCTTACATTATACCTGAATTCCATATCTCTCCATCTTCAATGTATTTTTAATTTATCTAAAAGCATGCCCCAGGGATCGTGACGATTCGGTCAGGTTCTAACCATCAATGATGGCAGGTAAAGGACGAGCTCCGGCCACGCCATAACTGTCGCCAGGGCAAGCGCCTGGCAGACGGCAAAAGGCCATACCGATTCGTAGATGTCAGTCATGGTTATTTCCGGCGGCGCAACCCCTTTGAGGATGAAGAGGTTAAAGCCGAAGGGCGGTGTGATATAGGCCATTTCCATATTTATCGTGAATACAATCCCGAACCACAGGGGATCGAAGCCGAGGTTGGCGACAACCGGGACAAAAATGGGGGTCGTCAGCAGAAGAATCCCGGCAGGATCGAGAAAACAGCCAAGTATAAAGTAGATGCCCTGGATGATGATCATGATGAACCAGCGGTTAATTTCCAACGAAAGTATAGCCTTCTGGATCATATCCTGAATCCCCGCATAGGCCAGGAAATGGGTAAAGGTATTGGCGCCGATGATGAGCCAGAAGATCATGACCGTCAGGCTCATCGTATCGATTAGTGATTTTTTTACATTCGCCCAGGAAAGCCGCCGATGGATGGCGGCCGCAAAGAATGCCCCTGCCGCCCCGATGCCTGCGGCCTCCGTGGGCGTGGCTATTCCCAGATACATGACGCCCAGCACCAGAACCACAAGCAGGAGAGGAGCTAGCACCCCTTTGATCGTGGCAATCTTCTGTCTCAGTGTAAAATGCTCTTCTCCCGGGGGGCCAAGCCCCTTGTTCATGGCGCAGCGGATGGCGATATAGACGATAAAAATCACCGTCAGCAGGATCCCCGGAATGATGCCCCCGGCAAAAAGCTGCCCTACGGAGACATCGGTCATGCTGCCGTAAAGCACCATAATGATCGAAGGGGGAATGAGAATCCCCAGGGCGCCCCCCGCATTGATGCTGCCCAGGGCAAGGCTTTTGTCGTATCCCCGGGAGAGCATCGAAGGAAGGGCGATGAGCCCCATCGAAACGGTTGCGGCCGAGCTGATCCCCGACATGGCTGCAAAGATCGCACAGATTGCCACCGTACCCATGGCCAGCCCTCCCCGGAGCCGGCCCATCCAACGGTAGGCAATCTCATAGAGCTCATCCGCCATGCCGGAGAATTTGAGCACGTTGGCCATCAGCACAAAAAGGGGGATGGCCAGAAGGATATAATCCGTAGCCTCGCCGTAGGCTGTCTGGGAAATCATCAGCAGCCCCTTGCTTCCCCAGACATAAAAAGTTCCAATTGCGCCCATGGCCAGAAGCACAAAGGCAATGGGAATTCCCGTGAGCAAAAAACCAACCAACAGACTGAAAACGATAATGGTAAGGAGCCAGGTATCCATCATTAATTAC
This genomic window contains:
- a CDS encoding thiolase family protein translates to MKEVFFVSAQRSPIGKYLGSLKTVRVQDLAALTMKAVVDEARLDFGALDMCIYSQSLQSSLPANVGRHAWTLAGLSEEPAGYTLNTLCAGALQTMISGFNKLVGDEYSGVLVGGVDSYSMAQHYIFHPRYRIGPGELCFHNPKTEVETNAQPRERYGELTAAALADGIARRWGLDRKNLDMHVLQDRQKRLAALAAGEISPEIASATVKHKGKEDSVTADDPPESATLEELSGLPPVRESGSATRASLAPWADAAASLVMLSADRAEKLGCKPLARMAGFGIAAGSPLLLEKTTVRSINKALAMCNICMEDIDFFDIHSPSAAYALAVENTLGEAVSGRINVDGSSLSFGCPGAATGGVMAVRLISRLRGQRGRRGLINVGALGGQSLSVVIESV
- a CDS encoding 3-hydroxybutyryl-CoA dehydrogenase (converts (S)-3-hydroxybutanoyl-CoA to 3-acetoacetyl-CoA) encodes the protein MEIKKIMVVGSGFMGAGIAQVALQAGFDVVMNDTTPELAERGVAKITENFDRLVSKGKLDEDRKKNLLARVARSFSLEDAAGADLAIEAAFENFDVKKGIFEKLDAVCRPEVIFATNTSSISITKLAAVVKRPDRFIGMHFFSPVPVMELVEIISGLKTSAETAETIMGIAKRMGKQGVRVKDVPGFLVNRINSALRNEAYNCMTEGVASIEDIDRALKLALRHPMGPFELADFVGLDVGLAVARTLHDGYKDVKWRPNLTLEKLVRSGDLGRKTGKGWYDYTSGEKKPRKDVDF
- a CDS encoding epoxyqueuosine reductase; this encodes MVETGGSAKNPAAWIRERILDYMASAENSLHFEDVLEPAWAAPLVGFSRGDDPLYQQFKDDIGSFYWTPQEIFDATFPGRQVAAAELTVISWILPQTEKTRRDNSREKAVSAERWARSRKYGEDFNVKLRDHLAGRLQEAGCEAVAPVNAPAWKREDSARYGFASSWSERHAAFVAGLGTFGLSDGLITPRGKAMRCGSVVARIAVPPSARPYTDHHAYCLFYSDGSCGKCIERCPAHAITREGHDKEKCAAYVHDVSSKSIQERFGFETSGCGLCQVGVPCEAKIPLPAK
- a CDS encoding enoyl-CoA hydratase/isomerase family protein — protein: MSVEYEKRGDIAVVTMNNPPVNGLGLSTRSGILEGVKRALADEAVRAIVITGAGKAFSGGADIREFNKPESYAEPNLLQVIEEIEKAGKPVVAAVHSVAMGGGLELALGCHYRVAAPGARIAFPEVKLGLLPGAGGTQRMPRAVGVETALMMIVTGDPASSEKLSRTKLFDRMVAGDVLTGAVEFARSIAAIRPLPKLSEKKVEFPGFNEFIERARQGVGKKAGRFPAPLLCVECVAASVTSSFAEGMKLEHNTFMELVETTESKALRHYFFAERLAAKIPDMPEDIPKRVIRKAAVIGAGTMGSGIAMNFANAGIPVVILEANEEFLNRGLGIIGGNYENSLKKGKLTPETFQQRMNMLKGALSYDDVRDADIVIEAVFEDLAVKEGVFRKLDEVMKTGAILASNTSTLDINRIAAFTKRPADVLGTHFFSPANIMKLLEIVRGAKTSPEVLASTMALAKKIRKIGVVSGVCDGFIGNRMIEQYGRQAGFLLEEGGLPAQIDRAMEAFGFAMGPFRMSDLAGNDVAWYIRKRRYVERPEMIYSKAADILCENGRFGQKTGAGWYDYHPGDHTPNPSEWVRDMVIAHSRELGVERRSVSDAEIVERLVYALVNEAAYILEEGIAQRASDIDVVYLMGYGFPLHRGGPMFYADTVGLSNVVKAMEKYAAGRYGELWKPAPLLQKLAAAGKTFT
- a CDS encoding rhodanese-like domain-containing protein, producing MKKFFFFLGAVVMVWGMALPSFGADGVKPLIIDVRTEAEWNEGHLEGAILIPYESIGEKVGAVAKDKSSRIYVYCRSGRRSQIAKETLEKIHYKDVVNLGALKDAARTMKRKIVK
- a CDS encoding thiolase family protein gives rise to the protein MNEVVIVDMARSAIGRHGGTIKDVPFMDLLGQTARAIVERNAARIKPEAYDYVIMGHVKQSTIAANTARNLVFAIGLPEETPAFTDTMACASGMLSIMEGYEFIKNGFADVILAGGVEWMSGGEFFLSDTANQAFGNGDVKLLDSIATGGPGAAPVERYGHIPMGITAENLVELHNISREEQDNFSLRSQRLAVAAIDRGDFRAEIVPVRYKKSDGSDGVFAADEFPRRETTLEGLAKLKPVFKKDGTVTAGSSSGRNDGAAVAIIMSAKKARELGVTPRARVIACGVAGVDPRLMGRGPVPATAIALKKAGLKFADLDIVELNEAFAGQSLAVMREWKNMYGVNDEWFDEKVNLWGGAIALGHPLGASGCIITTKLLYGLERTGGRYGLATLCCAGGIGGALIIERQKRREGEVS